A single genomic interval of Helianthus annuus cultivar XRQ/B chromosome 13, HanXRQr2.0-SUNRISE, whole genome shotgun sequence harbors:
- the LOC110901120 gene encoding uncharacterized protein LOC110901120, giving the protein MGDFNDVRDESERMNSEFVEANARAFNDFILSAGLVEYNMGGGNFTYISDNGKKLSKLDWFLVCLGLRERWPNASVVALAREVSDHRPIVLSTVQSDFGHIPFRFFNSWFEYSGFLEFVLKKCDAFHFSGPEDLALAIKFRWLKNKIKARLKLEKERREGIYGGKKRRLEFIENLAEERILEEDELAERAECRNYVAEFERIKQLDLCQKSRSKWAIEGDENSAFFNHIINSNISTNRLNGLLIDGEWNTNPLSIKEALYEFFHH; this is encoded by the coding sequence ATGGGGGATTTTAATGATGTGCGGGATGAAAGTGAGCGTATGAACTCCGAGTTTGTTGAAGCTAATGCGAGGGCCTTCAATGATTTTATTCTATCGGCTGGACTTGTGGAATATAATATGGGTGGTGGTAATTTCACCTATATTTCGGATAATGGTAAAAAACTGAGTAAATTGGATTGGTTTCTTGTGTGTTTGGGGTTAAGGGAGAGATGGCCAAATGCGAGTGTGGTTGCTTTGGCTAGGGAAGTTTCGGATCATCGGCCTATTGTTCTCTCCACCGTCCAGTCAGATTTTGGTCATATCCCATTCAGATTTTTTAATTCATGGTTTGAATATTCTGGCTTTCTCGAATTTGTTCTTAAAAAATGTGATGCGTTTCACTTCTCGGGGCCGGAGGATCTTGCACTAGCAATTAAATTCAGGTGGCTAAAAAATAAAATCAAAGCACGACTGAAATTGGAAAAGGAAAGAAGAGAAGGGATCTATGGTGGGAAAAAGAGGAGATTGGAATTCATTGAAAATCTGGCGGAGGAAAGAATTCTTGAGGAAGATGAATTGGCCGAACGGGCGGAATGTCGGAACTACGTGGCTGAATTTGAAAGAATTAAACAGTTGGATTTGTGCCAGAAATCCAGGTCCAAGTGGGCTATTGAAGGTGATGAAAACTCTGCATTTTTTAATCACATTATTAATTCTAATATCAGTACGAATAGATTGAATGGTTTATTGATTGATGGTGAGTGGAATACTAATCCTCTATCCATTAAAGAAGCTTTGTATGAATTTTTTCATCACTAG
- the LOC110901119 gene encoding uncharacterized protein LOC110901119, whose amino-acid sequence MERLPTKCALAIRNISVQNKLCVLCGDYAETSEHIFVACQFAQMIWQNIADWCKVPPIFAFELNDVLTLHETCSGSSTKKKVIHAVILVTIWSLWKLRNESVFRHSLPHTTKILDEIKAMAYLWVKNRAKTVSLTWEDWSRFNFLA is encoded by the coding sequence ATGGAAAGGTTACCGACCAAGTGTGCCCTGGCGATAAGAAACATATCGGTCCAGAATAAGTTGTGTGTTCTTTGTGGTGATTATGCAGAAACGTCAGAGCATATATTTGTAGCATGCCAGTTCGCCCAAATGATTTGGCAAAACATTGCGGATTGGTGCAAAGTCCCGCCTATATTTGCTTTCGAATTGAATGATGTACTTACTTTACATGAAACATGCTCTGGATCCTCGACAAAGAAGAAGGTGATTCATGCGGTGATTCTGGTAACTATTTGGAGCCTTTGGAAGCTAAGAAACGAGTCCGTTTTTAGACACTCGCTTCCTCACACAACGAAGATCCTAGACGAGATTAAAGCTATGGCGTACCTTTGGGTTAAAAATCGAGCAAAGACGGTGTCATTGACGTGGGAAGATTGGAGTCGGTTTAATTTTCTTGCTTAG